From the genome of Blautia pseudococcoides, one region includes:
- a CDS encoding GGDEF domain-containing protein: MVYTVIFEVDIKNNQILFFHTGSLSVKLKAGVLYDYEDFLEQFIIDNVYEEEKIYIYQNFNIEVLRSASINKRENITCDFRLRPEGNQEYRWFTMSLMLPHGAGEAVGAILDIHEKKIHEMEMQHQASHDAMTNLLNRQAFERTVFSYFMQGEKTGAYCLMDVDNFKLVNDTRGHAYGDMVLMKIAKILTEYTPKRTVTARYGGDEFCMFFPGVDREEQLEPVLKKILEKVRRAEFDGMQLSVSVGVAFYPRHYTEEKNSIGKYADVALYKAKESGKDSYCFYREEMGEF; the protein is encoded by the coding sequence TTGGTCTACACTGTGATTTTTGAGGTGGACATTAAAAATAACCAGATATTATTTTTTCATACAGGTTCCCTGTCGGTAAAGCTGAAAGCCGGGGTCCTGTACGATTATGAGGATTTCCTGGAACAGTTTATTATAGACAACGTTTATGAGGAAGAAAAAATATACATCTATCAAAATTTTAATATAGAGGTGCTTAGAAGTGCATCCATAAATAAGAGAGAGAACATTACCTGTGATTTCCGGCTTCGGCCGGAGGGAAACCAGGAATACCGCTGGTTTACCATGAGTTTGATGCTTCCCCACGGAGCAGGCGAAGCTGTGGGTGCTATTCTGGACATCCACGAAAAGAAAATCCATGAGATGGAGATGCAGCATCAGGCATCCCATGATGCCATGACAAACCTGCTGAACCGTCAGGCATTTGAAAGGACAGTGTTTTCCTATTTCATGCAGGGGGAGAAAACCGGCGCGTACTGCCTGATGGATGTGGATAATTTCAAGCTTGTCAATGATACAAGAGGGCACGCCTACGGAGATATGGTGCTGATGAAGATAGCAAAGATTCTCACGGAATATACTCCAAAAAGAACCGTTACCGCAAGGTATGGGGGAGATGAATTCTGTATGTTTTTTCCGGGGGTTGACAGGGAAGAACAATTGGAGCCTGTCCTGAAAAAAATTCTGGAAAAGGTCAGGAGAGCGGAGTTTGACGGAATGCAGCTTTCCGTGTCTGTTGGGGTGGCTTTTTATCCAAGGCACTATACAGAAGAAAAGAATTCTATAGGGAAATATGCGGATGTGGCCCTTTATAAAGCAAAAGAGTCAGGAAAGGACAGCTATTGTTTTTACCGCGAAGAGATGGGAGAATTTTGA
- a CDS encoding helix-turn-helix domain-containing protein — protein sequence MNIGENLAQLRKDKQISVYKLSQLSDVSINYIRRVEKGESIPSIEILTALLSPLGIRLSEFFKEGADILYPSPYEAELVRLSRRLNKEQAAALLNLAKLLAQK from the coding sequence ATGAACATCGGTGAAAATCTTGCACAGCTCCGCAAAGATAAACAGATAAGTGTCTATAAACTCTCTCAATTAAGTGACGTTTCAATCAACTATATCAGAAGGGTAGAAAAGGGTGAGAGCATTCCCAGCATAGAAATCCTGACCGCTCTGCTGTCTCCTCTTGGAATACGTCTCTCAGAGTTTTTTAAGGAGGGGGCTGATATTCTGTACCCATCACCTTATGAAGCCGAACTGGTCCGCCTCTCCCGCCGGCTAAACAAGGAGCAGGCAGCGGCCCTTCTTAATCTGGCAAAGCTTTTGGCACAAAAATGA
- the yqeC gene encoding selenium cofactor biosynthesis protein YqeC yields MKRSLLDMLKRMGKWSEKPVISLVGAGGKTTCAYLLAEELAGEGKKVLVTTTTHMEHPAFLGRNGAIDKSPEEIKAAAEKSPVVTAGTSGPGGMKMKALPEAVFNAVLPFFDAVVIEADGSRRHPFKVPSSYEPVIVKETTHIMILAGMPAMGRPLEEICFRMEEAEKLVCEAGMNGAAFAENGGKGGLSNMYLTPGLAGYLLEAGYVQPLKAKFPDAEQMILLNQTDDGKVVAEMGEHTSVPVFCRPPDPAAVPLKIHLILLAAGFSRRFGENKLLYELNGRPMYQYPLEILRTLKEIREDIASVCVVSQYETILEETAQNGFCPVENKESALGISSSLKLGILESRRACGMDKKGEDFYCFFVADQPHLRADTVNRFLDGFLRSGKKIGCLAKGDTTGNPVIFHETYIPELMCLTGDTGGKRVLKRYPEDVFLCDVEEELQLYDYDSRQSLDKRNIE; encoded by the coding sequence ATGAAAAGAAGTTTATTGGATATGTTGAAACGTATGGGGAAATGGTCGGAAAAGCCGGTGATTTCCCTTGTGGGCGCAGGGGGAAAGACCACCTGCGCTTATCTGTTGGCTGAGGAACTGGCCGGAGAAGGAAAAAAAGTTCTGGTCACTACCACTACGCATATGGAGCATCCGGCTTTTTTAGGAAGAAATGGGGCCATAGACAAATCTCCGGAAGAAATAAAAGCCGCCGCAGAGAAGAGCCCTGTGGTGACCGCCGGGACATCCGGGCCGGGCGGGATGAAAATGAAGGCTTTGCCGGAGGCTGTCTTTAACGCAGTGCTGCCTTTTTTTGACGCGGTTGTCATAGAGGCCGACGGGTCCAGGCGTCATCCCTTTAAAGTGCCGTCTTCCTATGAGCCGGTGATCGTGAAGGAAACTACCCATATTATGATCCTGGCAGGCATGCCGGCAATGGGAAGGCCTCTGGAGGAAATTTGTTTCCGGATGGAGGAGGCAGAAAAGCTGGTTTGCGAAGCGGGGATGAATGGGGCCGCCTTTGCAGAAAATGGAGGTAAGGGCGGCTTATCCAATATGTATCTGACGCCCGGACTTGCAGGATACCTGCTGGAGGCAGGGTATGTGCAGCCTCTTAAAGCGAAGTTTCCGGATGCGGAGCAGATGATTCTGCTGAACCAGACAGATGACGGGAAAGTGGTGGCAGAAATGGGGGAGCATACCAGTGTACCTGTATTTTGCAGACCCCCGGACCCGGCTGCCGTCCCCTTAAAAATTCATTTGATTTTACTTGCGGCGGGATTTTCCAGGCGTTTTGGGGAGAACAAGCTGCTCTATGAGCTAAACGGCAGGCCTATGTATCAGTATCCCTTGGAAATTCTCAGAACGTTAAAAGAAATCAGGGAGGACATTGCATCTGTCTGTGTGGTGAGCCAGTATGAGACCATATTGGAGGAGACTGCCCAAAACGGCTTTTGTCCGGTGGAAAATAAAGAGAGTGCATTGGGCATTTCCTCCTCCCTTAAACTTGGAATCTTGGAAAGCAGGCGTGCGTGCGGCATGGATAAAAAAGGAGAAGATTTTTACTGCTTTTTTGTGGCTGACCAGCCGCATCTGAGAGCGGATACGGTGAACCGTTTTCTGGATGGTTTTTTGAGAAGCGGAAAGAAAATAGGGTGCCTCGCGAAGGGAGATACTACAGGCAATCCTGTAATCTTCCATGAAACATATATTCCGGAGCTGATGTGTCTTACAGGGGATACAGGAGGCAAAAGAGTTTTGAAGAGATATCCGGAAGATGTGTTCCTCTGTGATGTGGAAGAGGAACTTCAGCTTTATGATTATGACAGCAGACAGTCATTGGACAAGAGAAATATAGAATGA
- the yqeB gene encoding selenium-dependent molybdenum cofactor biosynthesis protein YqeB yields the protein MRPIVVRGGGDLATGTIHRLGRSGYPVIILENDRPSAIRRLVAFSQAVYDGETEVEGMVCRKVESAEEALALAAPMSPVLLVDPACSLLGVLQPEILVDAILAKRNLGTRRDMAELTIALGPGFQAGRDVDYVVETKRGHYLGRILNKGCAIPNTGVPGRIGGYGKERVVHSDRAGIFRANASIGDWVEAGNPVGYVETPDGQRFPQITEISGVLRGILQDGYQVTEHFKSADVDPREESGAHCALISDKARCIAGSVLELVSAFEKGMLK from the coding sequence ATGAGACCAATTGTAGTAAGAGGCGGCGGCGACCTGGCCACAGGGACGATCCACCGTCTGGGCAGAAGCGGGTATCCTGTCATTATACTGGAGAATGACAGGCCTTCCGCAATCCGCAGGCTTGTGGCTTTTTCCCAGGCTGTTTACGACGGGGAGACAGAAGTGGAGGGTATGGTATGCAGAAAAGTGGAGAGCGCTGAAGAAGCGCTGGCGCTGGCGGCGCCCATGTCCCCGGTCCTCCTGGTGGACCCTGCATGCAGCTTACTTGGTGTACTGCAGCCGGAGATTCTGGTGGACGCAATTCTGGCAAAACGGAATCTGGGTACCCGAAGGGATATGGCTGAGCTGACGATTGCCCTTGGGCCTGGGTTCCAGGCCGGGCGGGATGTGGATTATGTGGTTGAGACAAAGCGGGGACACTATCTGGGCAGAATACTGAATAAAGGCTGTGCCATACCAAACACAGGGGTGCCGGGAAGGATTGGCGGCTATGGAAAAGAGCGGGTGGTCCACTCGGATCGTGCCGGTATTTTCCGGGCAAATGCCTCAATTGGTGACTGGGTGGAAGCCGGGAACCCGGTAGGATATGTGGAGACCCCGGATGGGCAGCGCTTTCCACAGATCACAGAAATCTCCGGTGTGCTCCGGGGGATTCTGCAGGATGGATACCAGGTGACAGAACATTTTAAGTCAGCGGATGTGGACCCAAGAGAGGAATCCGGGGCGCACTGTGCCTTGATTTCAGATAAAGCCAGGTGTATTGCCGGCAGCGTACTGGAACTGGTGAGTGCCTTTGAAAAGGGTATGCTGAAATGA
- the yedF gene encoding sulfurtransferase-like selenium metabolism protein YedF — MEQNIDARGLACPKPVILAKKAMDTCSRGDVVLITVDNEMAVENLRKLAGSQKAEYASTKLGEKEFSVRITVTQENENQTETEIPVNCSVPSGDNTVVVISSNEMGNGDEVLGKLLMKGFIYALTQLPKLPKTVLLYNGGAHLSCEGSESLEDLKTLDGEGVEILTCGTCLNHYGITEKLAVGRVTNMYEIVEKQADAVKIIRP, encoded by the coding sequence ATGGAGCAGAATATTGATGCAAGAGGGCTTGCCTGCCCGAAACCGGTCATATTAGCAAAGAAGGCCATGGATACATGCAGCCGGGGAGATGTAGTCCTCATCACAGTGGATAATGAGATGGCAGTGGAAAATCTGCGTAAACTGGCAGGATCACAGAAGGCGGAGTATGCGTCCACAAAGCTTGGGGAAAAGGAATTCAGCGTAAGAATTACAGTGACCCAGGAAAATGAAAACCAGACAGAGACAGAAATACCGGTAAACTGTTCCGTTCCCTCCGGGGACAACACCGTTGTGGTCATCTCCTCAAATGAAATGGGTAACGGGGACGAGGTGCTGGGAAAGCTCCTGATGAAAGGATTTATCTATGCCCTGACACAGCTTCCGAAACTTCCGAAAACGGTACTGTTATATAATGGAGGTGCACATCTGTCCTGTGAGGGCTCTGAGTCATTGGAGGACCTGAAAACGCTTGACGGGGAAGGTGTGGAGATCCTCACCTGCGGGACCTGTTTGAATCATTATGGGATCACGGAAAAACTGGCTGTGGGCAGAGTGACCAATATGTATGAAATCGTGGAAAAACAGGCGGATGCCGTCAAGATCATACGCCCATAG